In a genomic window of Deinococcus multiflagellatus:
- a CDS encoding HAD hydrolase-like protein — protein sequence MIGDSLTADIQGAAGAGIPAILVRSSGPARWVAADLWGVSELVGHPISAGK from the coding sequence ATGATTGGTGACAGCCTCACCGCCGATATCCAGGGTGCGGCTGGAGCAGGAATTCCTGCCATTCTGGTTCGTTCCTCTGGGCCGGCACGGTGGGTTGCCGCAGATTTGTGGGGTGTGTCAGAGCTGGTGGGCCACCCCATATCAGCTGGGAAATGA
- the uvrB gene encoding excinuclease ABC subunit UvrB, which produces MLKVKSSFTPSGDQPTAIRSLVDGLDSGLRFQTLLGATGTGKSVAWHEPVTVQVAGQVQRLPIGELIDGLFGSPLQAEDSLELPPPDPMRVLAWDAGSGEVAWRTVTALSRHSSPETLHRLTTACGRDVTVTADHSVWVLRGGQVHLIHGDDVRPGDALPIPRQVPEPQGTVNHLDTLAVLDGTPFHVAVPYTPEQDDAWRALVKAHHEQPSGKLHALRHGKRGGGLNVAAARAAVRQGLAVAEHTRVSARSAHLAGQLPLSPALALLFGQYVAEGHAAPGFALISVRDPDVQGQLTAALAELEAGHFRRADGDFVLSGRVWRELLARLMGERSGEKHLPTNFAAFPNAFLAALLRAYFEGDGGVDGGAVTAVTNSARLAGELAEALLRFGVWARLREVKKRRPDGTLGTYHKVTISGAENLHAYDTQVGFLSARKQEALARIVAQAGEGNTNVDLVPGVGPRLLAEREGAGLSQREVAQAAGCTRTMVSAIERGIRAPSAGLFRRLCQALQLQDTAFTGLADVHWSPVEQVEQVAPQTPYVYDFSVDGFETFLTGRGGLFVHNTYSVAKVIEETQRPALVMAPNKILTAQLASEFREFFPDAAVEFFISYYDYYQPEAYVPGKDLFIEKDASVNQEIERLRHSTTRSLLTRRDTIVVASVSCIYGLGDPKEYTALNAVLKKGGQMPRDELLGRLVNMQYERNDIEMAPGRFRAKGEMIEVWPAYDEQPLRIELWGDDIERISVVHPLTGDRLADLDATVVYPAKHYVSSAGNIERAIVTIQQELDERLEYFKSVGKLLEAQRLKERTLYDLEMLKVLGYCSGIENYSRHIDGRVTGATPYTMLDYFPDDFVTFIDESHVTVPQIGGMANGDRARKQTLVDYGFRLPSAMDNRPLNFQEFLDKTGQTVFVSATPGPFEREHSDSVADQIIRPTGLIDPPVTVRPIQGQIEDLLGRVRERTARGERTLVTTLTKRMSEDLTEYLLEKGVKARYMHSDIDSVERQVIIRDLRLGHYDVLVGINLLREGLDLPEVSLVAILDADKPGFLRSERALIQTIGRAARNVNGEVILYGDTVTPAMQYAMDETARRREKQMAFNAEHGITPTTVIKGVRDVIRGEEQPAEVSSATVGDDRDSLAAQLTDLELDMWQASEDLDFERAASLRDQIRAIEAKLQGKEFQQATVPGQKARRKGRR; this is translated from the coding sequence ATGCTCAAGGTCAAATCCAGTTTCACGCCCTCGGGTGACCAGCCCACCGCCATTCGTTCGCTGGTGGACGGCCTGGACTCGGGCCTGCGCTTCCAGACGCTGTTGGGTGCGACTGGCACGGGCAAGAGTGTCGCCTGGCACGAGCCCGTGACCGTGCAGGTGGCCGGTCAGGTGCAGCGCCTGCCCATCGGTGAACTCATTGACGGCCTGTTCGGCTCTCCGCTGCAGGCCGAGGATTCGCTGGAACTGCCGCCGCCCGACCCCATGCGGGTGCTGGCCTGGGACGCGGGCAGCGGCGAGGTGGCCTGGCGCACGGTGACGGCCCTGTCCCGCCACAGCTCGCCAGAAACGCTGCACCGCCTGACGACCGCCTGTGGCCGCGACGTGACGGTGACAGCCGACCACAGCGTCTGGGTGCTGCGCGGCGGCCAGGTTCACCTGATTCACGGCGACGACGTGCGGCCCGGCGACGCGCTGCCCATTCCCCGGCAGGTGCCTGAACCGCAGGGGACAGTGAACCATCTGGACACCCTGGCCGTGCTGGACGGCACTCCGTTTCATGTGGCGGTGCCGTACACCCCAGAGCAGGATGACGCCTGGCGCGCCCTGGTGAAGGCCCACCACGAGCAACCCAGCGGCAAGCTGCACGCCCTCCGGCACGGCAAGCGGGGCGGTGGCCTGAATGTGGCTGCGGCCAGAGCGGCTGTTCGTCAGGGGCTGGCCGTGGCGGAGCACACGCGGGTGTCGGCCCGGTCCGCACATCTGGCCGGGCAGCTCCCCTTGAGCCCAGCCCTGGCCTTGCTGTTCGGGCAGTACGTGGCTGAAGGGCATGCCGCTCCGGGCTTCGCCCTTATCTCTGTGCGTGACCCGGATGTGCAGGGCCAGTTGACAGCAGCCCTGGCTGAACTGGAGGCGGGGCATTTCCGCCGCGCGGACGGTGATTTCGTGCTTTCGGGCCGGGTCTGGCGCGAGCTACTGGCCCGGCTGATGGGCGAACGCTCGGGTGAAAAGCATCTGCCCACGAACTTTGCGGCCTTTCCAAATGCCTTCCTGGCGGCCCTGTTGCGGGCCTACTTTGAGGGTGACGGTGGCGTGGACGGCGGGGCAGTCACCGCCGTGACCAACAGCGCGCGGCTGGCCGGGGAACTGGCCGAAGCCCTGCTGCGCTTTGGGGTGTGGGCCCGGCTGCGCGAGGTCAAGAAGCGCCGCCCGGACGGCACCCTGGGCACCTATCACAAGGTCACGATTTCAGGGGCCGAGAACCTGCACGCTTATGACACCCAGGTGGGCTTTCTGAGTGCGCGCAAGCAGGAGGCCCTGGCCCGCATCGTGGCCCAGGCCGGCGAGGGCAACACCAATGTGGACTTGGTCCCTGGCGTCGGGCCGCGCCTGCTGGCCGAGCGGGAAGGGGCGGGCCTCTCGCAGCGAGAGGTGGCACAAGCCGCAGGCTGCACCCGGACGATGGTCTCCGCCATTGAGCGCGGCATTCGTGCCCCCAGCGCGGGCCTGTTTCGCCGTCTGTGCCAGGCCCTCCAGCTTCAGGACACTGCGTTCACGGGCCTGGCCGACGTGCACTGGTCGCCGGTGGAGCAGGTGGAACAGGTGGCCCCCCAGACCCCCTACGTGTACGACTTCAGCGTGGACGGCTTCGAGACCTTCCTGACCGGACGCGGCGGGCTGTTCGTTCACAACACCTATTCCGTCGCCAAGGTCATCGAAGAAACCCAGCGGCCCGCCCTCGTCATGGCCCCGAACAAGATCCTGACCGCGCAGCTGGCTTCCGAGTTCCGCGAGTTCTTCCCGGACGCGGCGGTCGAATTTTTCATCTCGTACTACGACTATTACCAGCCCGAAGCGTACGTGCCCGGCAAGGACCTGTTCATCGAGAAAGACGCCAGCGTGAACCAGGAAATCGAGCGCCTGCGCCACTCCACCACCCGCAGCCTGCTGACGCGGCGCGACACCATCGTGGTGGCCAGCGTGTCGTGTATCTACGGCCTGGGCGACCCCAAGGAATACACCGCGCTGAATGCCGTGCTGAAAAAAGGCGGGCAGATGCCGCGCGACGAATTGCTGGGGCGCCTGGTGAACATGCAGTACGAGCGCAACGACATTGAAATGGCGCCGGGCCGCTTCCGGGCCAAGGGCGAGATGATTGAAGTCTGGCCCGCCTACGACGAGCAGCCCCTGCGCATTGAGCTGTGGGGCGACGACATCGAGCGCATCAGCGTGGTGCACCCGCTGACCGGGGACCGCCTGGCCGATCTGGACGCCACCGTGGTCTACCCGGCCAAGCACTACGTGAGCAGCGCGGGCAACATTGAGCGCGCCATCGTGACCATTCAGCAGGAGCTGGACGAGCGGCTGGAGTACTTCAAGTCGGTGGGCAAGCTGCTCGAAGCCCAGCGCCTGAAAGAGCGCACCCTGTACGACCTGGAGATGCTCAAGGTGCTGGGCTACTGCTCGGGCATTGAGAACTACTCGCGCCACATTGATGGCCGCGTGACCGGCGCCACGCCGTACACCATGCTGGACTACTTCCCGGACGACTTCGTAACCTTTATTGACGAGTCGCACGTGACGGTGCCGCAGATTGGCGGCATGGCGAACGGGGACCGCGCCCGCAAGCAGACGCTGGTGGACTACGGCTTCCGCCTGCCTTCAGCAATGGACAACCGCCCACTGAACTTTCAGGAGTTTCTGGACAAGACCGGGCAGACGGTGTTCGTCTCGGCCACGCCGGGCCCCTTTGAGCGCGAGCACAGCGACTCCGTGGCCGACCAGATCATCCGCCCCACGGGTCTCATTGACCCGCCTGTGACGGTACGCCCCATTCAGGGCCAGATTGAAGACCTGCTGGGCCGGGTGCGCGAACGCACGGCGCGCGGCGAGCGCACGCTGGTCACCACCCTCACCAAGCGCATGTCGGAAGACCTCACCGAATACCTGCTGGAAAAGGGCGTCAAGGCCCGCTACATGCACTCCGACATTGACTCCGTGGAACGTCAGGTGATCATCCGCGACCTGCGGCTGGGCCACTACGACGTGCTGGTGGGCATCAACCTGCTGCGTGAGGGCCTGGACCTGCCGGAAGTCTCGCTGGTGGCCATTCTGGACGCCGACAAGCCTGGCTTCCTGCGCAGTGAACGCGCCCTGATTCAGACCATTGGCCGCGCCGCGCGCAACGTGAACGGCGAGGTGATTCTGTACGGCGACACGGTGACGCCCGCGATGCAGTATGCGATGGACGAAACGGCCCGCCGCCGCGAGAAGCAGATGGCCTTTAACGCCGAGCACGGCATCACGCCCACCACCGTCATCAAGGGCGTGCGCGACGTGATTCGCGGCGAGGAGCAGCCCGCCGAGGTCAGCTCGGCCACCGTGGGCGACGACCGCGACAGCCTGGCCGCCCAACTGACCGACCTGGAACTGGACATGTGGCAGGCCAGCGAGGACCTGGACTTCGAGCGCGCCGCCAGCCTGCGTGACCAGATCCGCGCCATTGAGGCCAAGCTGCAGGGCAAGGAGTTCCAGCAGGCCACGGTGCCGGGGCAGAAGGCAAGAAGGAAGGGGCGGCGGTAA
- a CDS encoding LysR substrate-binding domain-containing protein produces MELRHLRHFVALAEEEHFGRAAERVFVVQQALSNSIRNLEDEVGVPLVLRTTRRVQLTPAGQEFLVGARATLALAAQTVERARRAARGEVGRLSVGFVGGLAFGGLPEIVRRFRELYPNVSVDLRELTAQEQEAALRGGQIDVGLMLLPVRDPALESRALWRQPLVAALPAAHPLARKRRLKISDLAPEPFVFFPRQIRATYFDQVMRWCASAGFTPHVVQEAIEVPTLLSLVAAGVGVFLPIEFFSRLSLPGVVYRPVEDAPIVEIVAVWRRGEGKSPVVRAFLAVAEEVLGGAENTTVQP; encoded by the coding sequence ATCGAACTGCGCCACCTGCGGCATTTTGTGGCCCTGGCCGAAGAAGAACACTTTGGCCGGGCCGCCGAGCGCGTGTTCGTGGTGCAGCAGGCCCTGAGCAACTCCATTCGCAACCTGGAAGACGAGGTGGGCGTGCCCCTGGTGCTACGCACCACCCGCCGCGTGCAGCTGACCCCGGCCGGGCAGGAATTTCTGGTGGGGGCGCGCGCCACGCTGGCCCTGGCCGCCCAGACCGTGGAGCGCGCCCGCCGCGCCGCCCGGGGCGAGGTGGGGCGCCTGAGCGTGGGCTTTGTGGGCGGGCTGGCCTTTGGGGGCCTGCCGGAAATCGTGCGGCGGTTCCGCGAACTGTACCCGAATGTCAGCGTGGACCTGCGCGAACTGACCGCTCAGGAACAGGAAGCGGCCCTGCGCGGCGGCCAGATTGACGTGGGGCTGATGCTGCTGCCGGTGCGCGACCCGGCCCTGGAGTCGCGCGCCCTGTGGCGCCAGCCGCTGGTGGCCGCGCTGCCCGCCGCGCACCCGCTGGCCCGCAAGCGCCGGCTGAAGATCAGCGACCTGGCGCCGGAACCGTTCGTCTTTTTTCCGCGTCAGATTCGCGCCACCTACTTTGATCAGGTGATGCGCTGGTGCGCCTCGGCGGGCTTTACGCCCCATGTGGTGCAGGAGGCCATTGAGGTGCCCACGCTGCTGTCGCTGGTGGCGGCGGGTGTGGGGGTGTTTTTGCCTATCGAATTTTTCAGCCGCCTGAGCCTGCCCGGCGTGGTCTACCGCCCGGTGGAAGACGCCCCCATCGTGGAGATCGTGGCGGTGTGGCGCCGGGGCGAGGGCAAAAGTCCGGTGGTGCGCGCGTTCCTGGCGGTGGCGGAGGAAGTGCTGGGGGGCGCAGAGAACACCACTGTTCAGCCCTAA
- a CDS encoding TCR/Tet family MFS transporter — protein sequence MRAQPAALIFILLTALIDIIGIGLIIPVLPGLVKELAGSEAAGAQSIGWLTAAYAVMQFVFAPILGRLSDRFGRRPVLLVSLAGMALDYVLLYFAPSLWWLFVGRVLAGITGASLTVANAYIADVTPPEGRARNFGLLGATFGVGFILGPALGGFLGEYGLRVPFLVAAGLTALNFLYGLLVLPESLPASARARGFQGRDLNPLLPLKALTEYPILRSLALTFVLLGLAGQVIFSTWVLYTERVLRWTPGQNGVALAFFGLLVAAVQGGLIGPFIARFGERRTIMTGLVASILEFLLLAFARSGVTLYASLVVGALGGLANPAIQGLISRQVGETEQGRVQGAITSLNSLVGVVGPIVATSVYAYGAGHGFPGAAFLMGAALSVAGTFLILGVLRGLPETGKPTTSGGSA from the coding sequence ATGCGCGCCCAGCCTGCCGCCCTGATTTTTATTCTGCTCACCGCCCTGATTGACATCATCGGGATTGGGCTGATCATTCCGGTGCTGCCGGGGCTGGTCAAGGAACTGGCGGGCTCAGAGGCGGCGGGCGCCCAGAGCATCGGCTGGCTGACGGCCGCCTACGCGGTCATGCAGTTTGTTTTTGCGCCCATTCTGGGCCGCCTGAGTGACCGCTTTGGCCGCCGCCCGGTGCTGCTCGTCTCGCTGGCGGGCATGGCGCTGGATTACGTGCTGCTCTACTTTGCCCCCAGCCTGTGGTGGCTCTTTGTGGGCCGCGTGCTGGCAGGGATTACCGGCGCCAGCCTGACGGTGGCGAACGCCTACATTGCCGACGTGACCCCGCCCGAGGGGCGCGCCAGGAACTTTGGCCTGCTGGGCGCCACCTTTGGCGTGGGGTTCATCCTGGGGCCGGCGCTGGGCGGCTTTCTGGGCGAATACGGTCTGCGGGTGCCGTTTCTGGTGGCCGCTGGCCTGACCGCCCTGAACTTTCTGTACGGTCTGCTGGTGCTCCCCGAATCCCTGCCCGCCAGTGCCCGCGCCAGGGGCTTCCAGGGCCGCGACCTGAACCCCCTGTTGCCCCTGAAAGCCCTGACCGAGTACCCCATTCTGCGCAGCCTCGCCCTGACCTTCGTGCTGCTGGGGCTGGCCGGACAGGTCATCTTCAGCACCTGGGTGCTGTACACCGAGCGCGTGCTGCGCTGGACCCCGGGGCAAAACGGCGTGGCGCTGGCGTTCTTTGGCCTGCTGGTGGCGGCGGTGCAGGGCGGGTTGATTGGCCCCTTCATCGCCCGCTTTGGCGAGCGGCGCACGATCATGACCGGGCTGGTGGCGTCCATTCTGGAATTCCTGCTGCTGGCCTTTGCGCGCAGTGGGGTCACGCTGTACGCCTCGCTGGTGGTGGGGGCGCTGGGCGGGCTGGCGAACCCGGCCATCCAGGGCCTGATCTCGCGGCAGGTGGGCGAAACCGAGCAGGGGCGGGTGCAGGGGGCCATCACCAGCCTGAACAGTCTGGTGGGCGTGGTGGGCCCCATTGTGGCCACATCGGTCTACGCGTACGGCGCGGGCCACGGCTTCCCCGGCGCGGCGTTCCTGATGGGCGCGGCGCTCTCGGTGGCGGGCACGTTCCTGATACTGGGCGTGCTGCGCGGCTTGCCGGAAACGGGCAAACCCACAACCTCTGGCGGCTCAGCGTGA
- a CDS encoding polynucleotide kinase-phosphatase, translating to MTQIPLPELALVALVGASSSGKSTFAAQHFGPYEVLSSDHFRALVSGSEHTLDANAAAFDSLFYVAARRLERGLLTVIDATSVRPDDRRRLVDLARAHDVLPVAIVLDLPRGVLEARHEARGDRPFNAAVIGRQQTELRRTLRGMGKEGFRHVWVLRSPEEVAGAQVRRVPLYSNKKHLHGPFDFIGDVHGCLTELRELLLKLGYTLDGDHATPPPGRTAVFVGDLVDRGPDSAGVLRLVMNMVASGAALCVPGNHDEKLKRALDGKAVRALHGLDATLAQLDAAGPEFRAQVRTFIDGLISHLVLDDGKLVVAHAGLPEKYQGRSSGRVRSFALYGDVDGSTDDLGLPVRRDWAAEYRGAAQVVYGHTPVAQPRWVNRTIDIDTGCAFGGALSALRYPEQELVSVPAHAQYAVPARPLADTGPTDTFDLAEFLQPGRVETRTFGGVLLRAGERAAAVETFSRYGVAPEWCVYLPPTMSPVETSARPDHLEHPDEAFAYFRGQGATQVICEEKHMGSRALLVLTRDEAVAGQRFGTDGLGRIYTRTGRPFFKPDWEADVLTRARQAAAQAGLWESLNTDWLLLDAEILPWSLKAEELIKGQYAAVGAAGNATLAAAVQALDRAGARGLDLGDWPARTGQRADALTRYRDAYRAYVRRVAGPQDVQIRPFHLLASEGQMHADKDHLWHLTTLGALADAAPGLFGRTAHRLVTLGTPDEAAATAWWEALTAAGGEGMVVKPLPFWAAESRSLQPAVKVRGREYLRIIYGPEYTQPEHLGRLKARALGAKRGRALREFHLGLEGLTRFVERAAPGRVHECVLGVLALESDPIDVRL from the coding sequence ATGACCCAGATTCCCCTGCCTGAACTTGCCCTGGTCGCGCTGGTCGGCGCGTCGTCGTCGGGCAAAAGCACCTTTGCCGCGCAGCATTTTGGCCCCTACGAGGTCCTGAGCAGCGACCACTTCCGCGCGCTGGTCAGCGGCAGCGAACACACGCTGGACGCCAACGCGGCGGCCTTTGACAGCCTCTTTTACGTGGCCGCGCGGCGCCTGGAACGGGGCCTGCTGACCGTCATTGACGCGACCTCGGTGCGTCCCGATGACCGCCGCCGCCTCGTGGACCTCGCCCGCGCCCACGACGTGCTGCCGGTGGCGATTGTGCTGGACCTGCCCCGGGGCGTGCTGGAAGCCCGGCACGAGGCGCGCGGTGACCGGCCCTTTAACGCGGCCGTGATTGGCCGCCAGCAGACGGAACTGCGCCGCACGCTGCGCGGCATGGGCAAAGAAGGCTTCCGGCACGTCTGGGTGCTGCGCAGCCCCGAAGAGGTGGCGGGTGCCCAGGTGAGGCGCGTGCCGCTGTACAGCAACAAGAAGCACCTGCACGGCCCCTTCGACTTCATTGGCGACGTGCACGGCTGCCTGACCGAGCTGCGCGAGCTGCTGCTGAAGCTGGGGTATACGCTGGACGGCGACCACGCCACCCCACCGCCGGGCCGCACCGCTGTCTTTGTGGGCGATCTGGTGGACCGGGGCCCGGACAGCGCGGGCGTGCTGCGGCTGGTGATGAACATGGTCGCCAGCGGCGCCGCCCTGTGCGTGCCCGGCAACCACGACGAGAAACTGAAGCGGGCGCTGGACGGCAAGGCGGTGAGGGCCCTGCACGGGCTGGACGCCACCCTGGCGCAGCTGGACGCGGCCGGCCCCGAATTCCGGGCGCAGGTACGGACCTTTATTGACGGCTTGATCAGCCACCTCGTGCTGGACGACGGCAAGCTGGTGGTGGCCCACGCGGGCCTGCCCGAGAAGTACCAGGGCCGCAGCAGTGGCCGGGTGCGCTCGTTTGCCCTGTACGGCGATGTGGACGGCAGCACCGACGACCTGGGCCTGCCGGTGCGGCGCGATTGGGCCGCCGAGTACCGGGGCGCGGCACAGGTGGTCTACGGCCATACGCCCGTGGCGCAGCCCCGCTGGGTGAACCGCACCATTGACATTGACACCGGCTGCGCTTTTGGCGGCGCGCTGAGTGCCCTGCGTTACCCGGAACAGGAACTGGTGAGCGTGCCGGCCCACGCGCAGTACGCGGTGCCCGCCCGCCCGCTGGCCGACACGGGCCCTACGGACACCTTTGATCTGGCCGAGTTCCTGCAGCCCGGCCGCGTGGAAACCCGCACCTTTGGCGGCGTGCTGCTGCGCGCAGGCGAACGGGCGGCGGCGGTGGAGACCTTCAGCCGGTATGGCGTGGCCCCGGAGTGGTGCGTGTACCTGCCCCCCACCATGAGCCCGGTGGAAACCAGCGCCCGGCCCGACCACCTGGAACATCCCGACGAGGCGTTCGCCTATTTCCGGGGCCAGGGGGCGACGCAGGTGATCTGCGAGGAAAAGCACATGGGCAGCCGCGCCCTGCTGGTGCTCACCCGGGACGAGGCGGTGGCGGGCCAGCGTTTTGGCACAGACGGCCTGGGGCGCATCTACACCCGCACCGGGCGGCCCTTTTTCAAGCCAGACTGGGAAGCGGACGTGCTCACCCGTGCCCGCCAGGCCGCTGCCCAGGCGGGGTTGTGGGAGAGCTTGAACACCGACTGGCTGCTGCTGGACGCCGAGATTCTGCCCTGGAGCTTGAAGGCCGAGGAACTGATCAAGGGCCAGTACGCGGCGGTGGGGGCTGCTGGGAACGCCACCCTGGCAGCGGCGGTGCAGGCGCTGGACCGTGCCGGGGCCCGGGGTCTGGACCTGGGCGACTGGCCGGCGCGCACCGGGCAGCGCGCGGACGCCCTGACCCGCTACCGCGACGCCTACCGCGCCTACGTGCGCCGCGTGGCGGGCCCGCAGGACGTCCAGATTCGGCCCTTTCACCTGCTGGCCTCGGAAGGGCAGATGCATGCTGACAAGGACCACCTGTGGCACCTGACCACGCTGGGCGCCCTGGCCGACGCCGCGCCGGGCCTGTTTGGCCGCACCGCCCACCGCCTGGTCACGCTGGGCACCCCCGATGAAGCCGCCGCCACCGCGTGGTGGGAAGCCCTGACCGCGGCGGGTGGGGAAGGCATGGTGGTCAAGCCCCTGCCGTTCTGGGCCGCCGAATCGCGCTCGTTGCAGCCGGCCGTGAAGGTGCGTGGGCGCGAATACCTGCGCATCATTTACGGCCCGGAATACACGCAGCCCGAACACCTGGGCCGCCTCAAGGCCCGGGCGCTGGGCGCCAAGCGGGGCCGGGCCCTGCGGGAATTTCACCTGGGCCTTGAAGGCCTGACCCGTTTTGTCGAGCGGGCCGCCCCGGGCCGGGTGCACGAATGCGTGCTGGGCGTGCTGGCGCTGGAAAGCGACCCCATTGACGTGAGGCTTTAA
- a CDS encoding GNAT family N-acetyltransferase: MWPSPRPFQSTDAPGVAAVQVGNYQHDYAPFFPPGFWDGVTVEEQTGDWQAWLNEHPGDVLLVQPEGEAIAGYVLARLSPFHGTDAEVMALHVRPGSRGRGCGAALLRAALLALQARGAQSVGLSTLEAHTSRAWYERLGGQRGEPPTQTYGDHVVREVVFVWPELNALVERLEPATR, from the coding sequence ATGTGGCCTTCGCCCCGTCCTTTTCAGTCCACCGATGCCCCTGGGGTGGCCGCCGTACAGGTGGGCAACTACCAGCACGACTACGCGCCCTTCTTTCCGCCCGGGTTCTGGGACGGCGTGACGGTTGAGGAACAGACGGGCGACTGGCAGGCGTGGCTGAACGAACACCCGGGGGACGTGCTGCTGGTGCAGCCTGAAGGCGAAGCCATCGCCGGGTATGTGCTGGCGCGCCTCTCCCCTTTCCACGGTACCGACGCGGAAGTTATGGCCCTGCATGTTCGTCCAGGCTCGCGGGGCCGGGGCTGCGGCGCGGCCCTGCTGCGCGCGGCGCTGCTGGCGTTGCAAGCCCGGGGCGCCCAGAGTGTGGGCCTCTCCACGCTGGAAGCCCATACCTCGCGCGCGTGGTACGAGCGCCTGGGTGGGCAACGCGGCGAGCCCCCGACCCAGACCTACGGCGACCATGTGGTGCGCGAGGTGGTGTTCGTCTGGCCGGAGTTGAACGCCTTGGTGGAACGGCTTGAGCCCGCCACCCGTTAG
- a CDS encoding 3' terminal RNA ribose 2'-O-methyltransferase Hen1 produces MLLTITTTHQPATDLGFLLMKHPERILERPLPFGRSLVFYPEATPECTTAALLVEVDPVALSRAPAGGEAGTLEPYVNDRPYASGSFLAVALRDAFGTAMTGQSRDRPELAGQAIPLTLSLPCVAARGGPDLPARLFGPLGYEVEATPLPLDPDFPEWGERPYVALTLRGTARLSDALRHLYVLLPVLDGKKHYYIGAEEVDKLLRHGQGWLEVHPERDLITARYLRFRGLVTQARAHFVIPDEAEGGVAEQHEMAAPPRPRLHDERLDAVAEVLQASGAARVLDLGCGEGKLLRRLLPVGQFRELVGVDLSARSLEIAADKLKLAERPELRERVRLLHGSLAYPDSRLKGFDAAALVEVLEHLEPHRLDTLTRNVLGFARPRTLVVTTPNREYNATFETPQALRHPDHRFEWTRAEFQAWAQAAAEAYGYAVAFRPLGDVHPEHGPITQMALFTQAAPASPS; encoded by the coding sequence ATGCTGCTGACCATCACCACCACCCACCAGCCCGCCACTGACCTGGGCTTCCTGCTCATGAAGCACCCGGAGCGCATATTGGAGCGCCCCCTGCCGTTTGGCCGCTCGCTCGTCTTTTACCCGGAAGCCACCCCCGAATGCACCACCGCCGCCCTGCTGGTCGAGGTGGACCCGGTGGCCCTGTCCCGCGCCCCGGCAGGCGGCGAGGCGGGCACCCTGGAACCCTATGTGAATGACCGCCCGTATGCCTCTGGCAGCTTTCTGGCCGTGGCTCTGCGCGACGCGTTCGGCACCGCCATGACCGGCCAGAGCCGCGACCGGCCCGAACTGGCGGGGCAGGCCATTCCGCTGACCCTGTCGCTGCCGTGCGTGGCGGCGCGCGGCGGCCCGGACCTGCCCGCGCGCCTGTTTGGCCCGCTGGGCTACGAGGTCGAGGCGACGCCCCTTCCCCTGGACCCCGACTTTCCCGAGTGGGGCGAGCGGCCCTATGTGGCGCTGACCCTGCGCGGCACGGCGCGCCTCAGCGACGCCCTGCGCCACCTGTACGTGCTGCTGCCTGTGCTGGACGGCAAGAAGCACTATTACATCGGCGCTGAGGAGGTGGACAAGCTGCTGCGCCACGGCCAGGGCTGGCTGGAGGTCCACCCGGAACGCGATCTGATCACCGCGCGCTACCTGCGCTTTCGCGGCTTGGTCACCCAGGCCCGCGCCCACTTTGTCATCCCGGACGAGGCAGAAGGTGGGGTGGCCGAACAGCACGAGATGGCCGCACCACCGCGCCCGCGCCTGCACGACGAGCGGCTGGACGCGGTGGCCGAGGTGCTGCAGGCCAGCGGCGCCGCGCGGGTGCTGGACCTGGGCTGCGGCGAGGGCAAGTTGCTGCGCCGCCTGCTGCCGGTGGGGCAGTTCCGCGAACTGGTGGGCGTGGACCTCAGCGCGCGCAGCCTGGAGATCGCCGCCGACAAGCTGAAGTTGGCCGAGCGCCCCGAACTGCGGGAGCGGGTGCGCCTGCTGCACGGCAGCCTCGCCTACCCCGATTCGCGCCTGAAGGGCTTTGACGCCGCCGCGCTGGTGGAGGTCCTGGAGCATCTGGAGCCGCACCGCCTGGACACCCTGACCCGCAACGTGCTGGGCTTTGCGCGCCCGCGCACGCTGGTGGTGACCACGCCCAACCGCGAGTACAACGCCACCTTCGAGACCCCCCAGGCCCTGCGCCACCCGGACCACCGCTTCGAGTGGACCCGCGCCGAGTTTCAGGCGTGGGCGCAGGCGGCGGCCGAGGCGTACGGCTACGCGGTGGCGTTCCGTCCGCTGGGCGACGTGCACCCCGAACACGGCCCGATCACCCAGATGGCGCTGTTCACGCAGGCAGCGCCGGCCAGTCCCAGCTGA